From a region of the Sporosarcina ureilytica genome:
- a CDS encoding MMPL family transporter, giving the protein MRTLANFITRAHKTIIIAWLVIFAAMAVFAIRLPSMLEGDGFRMDGDHAEVMDIVSDKFDMPAETMFVVFNDVPNSKIETTLKQIEKLKLTSTIESPLEDDSLQSGNVAYAMLHFDGDAENMSEVVTDIRKVIGDEKGITLTGSSAISKDINEASQRDLITAEAIGLPIAILVLLFAFGTVVASLVPLMIGIVTVVSSFGILTILGGQIDLSIFILNIIPMLGLALSIDFSLLFISRYREERVHSSIVDAVHMTVRTAGRSVIFSAFCVFIGLGAMLFIQVDLFQNIAIGGMIVVSMAVLSSITLLPAVLIALGDRLDKWRILKVNENGANRWRKFANQVIKRPVMITILATVLLLVAMIPVKNIELTIPQIDSLPESYDSREAFELMEDTFNLTDTSTVYVIADRKGGWEDEDGLQAMKDLEEALTDDSLVDKVTTIFTASEIPTVDQWNQAMMVPEMEANLAPLLETFVQNEKLMIPVTLAAEGSSDIAQDWVRDWSEKKTDWNLKIGGQPKFNQEIFDEIWDKIGIVLAVIIVSTFFILMIAFRSLLIPIKAILMNVIGLAATFGILVYIFQYGHFGIPASTIALIIPVLVFSLVFGLSMDYEVFLISRMQEEYANSFNNDKATVEGLATTSKVITSAALIMIVLTGAFAFTDVLPVKQIGVGIAIAVAIDATIIRLLLVPSLMKLFGKWNWWLPFGKGLYRSDNRRFERKD; this is encoded by the coding sequence TTGCGTACACTTGCTAATTTTATTACACGTGCCCATAAAACCATTATCATTGCCTGGTTAGTTATTTTTGCTGCCATGGCTGTTTTTGCGATTCGCTTACCGAGTATGCTTGAAGGTGATGGGTTTCGGATGGATGGAGACCATGCCGAGGTGATGGATATCGTCTCGGATAAATTTGATATGCCAGCGGAAACAATGTTTGTTGTTTTCAACGACGTACCCAATAGTAAGATAGAGACAACGTTAAAGCAGATTGAAAAACTTAAACTCACTTCGACAATTGAATCACCATTAGAAGATGATAGTTTGCAAAGCGGGAATGTTGCTTATGCCATGCTTCACTTTGACGGCGATGCAGAGAATATGTCGGAAGTTGTTACGGATATTCGTAAAGTAATCGGCGATGAAAAAGGAATTACGCTAACAGGTTCTTCTGCGATTTCCAAAGATATTAACGAGGCCAGTCAGCGAGATTTAATTACCGCGGAAGCGATTGGTCTGCCGATTGCGATACTCGTTTTACTCTTTGCATTCGGAACGGTTGTGGCTTCGCTTGTTCCGTTAATGATTGGCATCGTCACCGTCGTTTCGTCATTCGGGATTTTGACGATTTTAGGCGGACAAATTGATTTGTCGATTTTCATTTTAAATATTATTCCGATGCTCGGGCTAGCGCTCAGTATAGATTTTTCGTTGTTATTCATTAGTCGCTATCGCGAGGAGCGTGTCCACTCATCGATTGTTGATGCGGTACATATGACCGTTCGTACAGCTGGACGTTCTGTCATTTTTTCAGCGTTTTGTGTGTTCATTGGACTTGGCGCGATGCTGTTCATTCAGGTTGATTTATTCCAAAACATTGCAATTGGCGGCATGATTGTTGTGTCGATGGCTGTTCTCAGTTCGATTACATTGCTGCCTGCAGTTCTCATTGCACTTGGCGATCGCTTAGATAAGTGGCGCATTTTAAAAGTGAATGAAAACGGTGCAAATCGCTGGCGTAAGTTTGCCAATCAAGTTATTAAACGCCCTGTTATGATTACGATTTTGGCAACTGTTTTACTTCTTGTTGCCATGATTCCGGTAAAAAATATTGAGTTAACGATTCCACAAATTGACTCATTGCCGGAGTCATACGATTCCCGGGAAGCTTTTGAATTAATGGAGGATACTTTTAATCTCACAGATACTTCTACTGTCTATGTGATTGCTGACCGAAAAGGCGGTTGGGAAGACGAAGATGGGTTGCAAGCGATGAAAGATTTGGAGGAAGCACTTACGGACGATTCACTTGTAGATAAAGTGACAACCATTTTTACCGCAAGCGAAATTCCAACTGTCGACCAATGGAATCAGGCGATGATGGTGCCTGAAATGGAAGCGAACTTAGCACCTTTGCTAGAAACATTCGTTCAAAATGAAAAACTAATGATTCCAGTCACGCTTGCTGCGGAAGGTTCTTCAGATATCGCACAAGATTGGGTGCGCGATTGGAGCGAAAAAAAGACGGACTGGAATTTGAAGATTGGTGGTCAACCAAAATTCAATCAGGAAATCTTTGATGAAATTTGGGATAAAATTGGCATCGTGCTAGCAGTTATTATCGTTTCGACTTTCTTCATTTTAATGATTGCCTTCCGCTCACTTTTAATTCCAATTAAGGCGATTCTGATGAACGTCATTGGCTTAGCAGCGACGTTCGGGATTCTCGTCTATATCTTCCAATATGGACATTTCGGAATTCCCGCAAGCACGATTGCCCTCATTATTCCTGTGCTCGTATTCAGTCTCGTATTTGGTTTGAGTATGGACTATGAAGTGTTCTTAATTTCACGTATGCAGGAGGAATATGCAAACTCATTTAACAATGACAAAGCAACTGTTGAGGGATTAGCCACGACAAGTAAGGTGATTACTTCAGCTGCACTTATTATGATTGTGTTAACGGGCGCTTTCGCTTTCACAGATGTTTTGCCTGTGAAGCAAATTGGCGTCGGGATCGCGATTGCGGTTGCGATTGATGCAACAATTATCCGCCTGCTTCTCGTACCTAGTTTGATGAAGTTATTCGGGAAGTGGAACTGGTGGTTACCGTTCGGTAAAGGACTTTATCGATCGGATAACCGGAGATTTGAACGTAAAGATTAA
- a CDS encoding cold-shock protein, with product MEQGKVKWFNAEKGFGFIEREDGDDVFVHFSAIQGEGFKTLEEGQDVTFEIEQGERGLQASNVEKN from the coding sequence ATGGAACAAGGTAAAGTAAAATGGTTTAACGCAGAAAAAGGTTTTGGATTTATCGAACGTGAAGACGGCGACGACGTATTCGTACACTTCTCAGCTATCCAAGGCGAAGGTTTCAAAACTCTTGAAGAAGGCCAAGACGTAACATTCGAAATCGAACAAGGCGAACGTGGACTTCAAGCTTCAAACGTTGAAAAAAACTAA
- a CDS encoding inorganic phosphate transporter encodes MDTILFLTILVIIFALAFDFINGFHDTANAIATSVSTRALTPRTAVYMAAIMNFIGALTFTGVAKTISKDIVDPFMLENGSLVILAALIAGIAWNLITWYYGIPSSSSHALIGSIAGAAISAAGFGILNWGGFLKILEALIFSPFIALIVGFLMMSIFKVVLKNRNLFKANKRIRYLQIGTAALQAFTHGTNDAQKAMGIMTMALIAGGLQTGDDIQLWVRVSAAAAMGLGTSIGGYKIIKTVGTKIMKIRPVNGAAADLSSAGIIFGATLLHLPVSTTHVISSAIMGVGTAQRVRGVNWGVAKRIVMTWIITLPVSATLAAIVYQLLALIF; translated from the coding sequence ATGGATACAATTTTATTCCTTACGATACTTGTTATTATATTTGCATTAGCTTTTGACTTTATTAACGGATTTCACGATACTGCCAATGCCATTGCAACTTCTGTTTCAACCCGGGCTTTAACACCACGTACCGCGGTTTATATGGCTGCAATCATGAACTTTATAGGGGCACTCACATTTACAGGAGTCGCGAAAACGATTTCTAAAGACATCGTCGACCCTTTCATGCTAGAAAATGGCTCTCTCGTTATTTTAGCCGCCCTCATAGCAGGTATCGCATGGAACCTAATCACTTGGTATTATGGAATTCCTTCAAGTTCATCACATGCATTAATCGGATCAATCGCCGGCGCTGCAATTTCCGCTGCTGGTTTCGGAATTTTGAATTGGGGCGGCTTTTTAAAAATTTTAGAAGCCTTAATTTTCTCACCGTTCATCGCATTAATCGTTGGATTCTTAATGATGTCGATTTTCAAAGTCGTCTTGAAAAACCGTAATTTATTTAAAGCGAATAAACGTATTCGATACTTACAAATCGGGACAGCTGCCCTCCAAGCATTTACGCATGGTACGAACGATGCCCAAAAAGCAATGGGAATTATGACAATGGCACTCATTGCCGGAGGTTTACAAACCGGCGACGATATTCAACTATGGGTTCGAGTTTCCGCTGCTGCCGCAATGGGGTTGGGAACATCTATAGGTGGATATAAAATCATCAAAACAGTCGGAACAAAAATTATGAAAATCCGACCAGTCAATGGGGCTGCTGCGGATTTATCCTCTGCTGGAATTATTTTCGGAGCAACCTTACTTCACTTACCCGTTAGTACAACACATGTCATCTCCTCCGCGATTATGGGGGTAGGAACTGCCCAGCGTGTACGTGGCGTAAACTGGGGCGTAGCAAAAAGAATTGTTATGACGTGGATCATTACCTTACCGGTTTCCGCAACACTTGCGGCAATCGTCTATCAATTACTAGCATTGATTTTTTAA
- a CDS encoding DUF47 domain-containing protein — protein MFNFNKTDPFFTALLEIAEHVQEAVHYAHDFKIEKVSDLKEVSIRLKNYEREGDSLIYELTTKLNTSFMTPIEREDILQLSIKMDDILDGIEHFAAHLEMFSLIDIDEYVNSFMENIVKSTDEIVKALQLLSQKKLVEMRDHAVLIKQLESICDEIYRTSIKQLFINEKDPIRIIQFKDIYEQLEDVADYCEDVANTIETIIMRNA, from the coding sequence ATGTTCAATTTTAATAAAACAGACCCTTTTTTCACAGCTTTACTTGAAATTGCTGAACACGTCCAAGAAGCTGTTCATTATGCACATGACTTTAAAATAGAAAAAGTTTCGGATTTAAAAGAAGTTAGTATTCGGTTGAAAAATTATGAAAGAGAAGGCGACTCCTTAATTTACGAATTAACGACGAAACTAAACACATCTTTTATGACACCTATCGAACGTGAAGATATCTTACAATTGTCAATAAAAATGGATGATATTTTGGATGGCATAGAGCATTTTGCTGCTCACCTTGAAATGTTTTCATTAATAGATATTGATGAGTATGTGAACTCGTTTATGGAAAATATCGTGAAAAGTACCGATGAAATCGTCAAAGCGCTTCAATTACTTTCACAGAAAAAGCTTGTTGAAATGAGAGACCACGCTGTGCTTATTAAACAACTTGAAAGTATTTGTGATGAAATTTACAGAACATCTATTAAGCAATTGTTTATTAATGAGAAAGACCCAATTCGCATTATTCAATTTAAAGATATTTATGAGCAACTTGAAGATGTCGCGGATTACTGTGAAGACGTTGCCAATACAATTGAAACAATTATTATGCGCAACGCGTAA
- a CDS encoding NfeD family protein, translating into MELFGLPVVQVYLYALIVSGLITILYVFFSDIAEGMGEGSPFLDPAVILSFITFTSAAGYIIELLVEWHSGVVLAVAIAIAIVLDILLYFFVLLPLSSAEVSLAYTDESLMGQVGRVIVPVPIDGYGEIVIETVNGRISKRATGYENAAIDYGKEVLIIEVKNGTFIVKEYEPFRFANHE; encoded by the coding sequence ATGGAGTTGTTTGGGCTCCCGGTTGTTCAAGTTTATTTATATGCGTTGATTGTTTCTGGTCTAATCACGATTTTATATGTATTTTTCAGCGATATTGCTGAGGGGATGGGTGAAGGCAGTCCGTTTCTTGACCCGGCCGTTATTTTGTCCTTCATTACATTCACATCAGCGGCAGGATATATAATAGAATTACTTGTGGAATGGCATAGTGGTGTTGTTTTGGCAGTTGCCATTGCAATCGCTATTGTCCTTGATATCCTTCTATATTTCTTTGTCTTACTACCACTTTCTTCTGCAGAAGTTTCGCTCGCTTATACGGATGAGTCGCTGATGGGGCAAGTCGGTCGTGTAATTGTTCCGGTCCCTATTGATGGGTACGGTGAAATTGTCATTGAAACAGTCAATGGTCGAATTTCCAAACGTGCGACTGGGTATGAAAATGCCGCAATTGATTATGGGAAAGAAGTATTAATTATCGAAGTGAAAAATGGCACATTTATCGTCAAGGAATATGAGCCTTTTCGTTTCGCAAATCATGAGTAG
- a CDS encoding flotillin family protein, translated as MPSIFIVVGIVVFILLAVILVYITKYRTVGPDEALIVTGSYLGTKNVHTDDSGNRIKIIRGGGTFVFPVFQQAEPLSLLSSKLEVTTPEVYTEQGVPVMADGTAIIKIGGSITEIATAAEQFLGKSKEDRENEAKEVLEGHLRSILGSMTVEEIYKNRDLFSQEVQRVASEDLSKMGLVIVSFTIKDVRDNNGYLESLGKPRIAQVRRDADIATVEAEKETRIKNAEASKEAQKAELERATEIAEAEKENQLKVAEYRLEQDRAKAKADQAYELQTARSKQEVMEQEMQIQIIERQKQIELEEKEILRRERQYDSEVKKKADADRYAIEQNAAAEKSRQLAEADAEKYRIEARAAAEAEKVRLDGQANADSLRAQGESEADIIRLKGLAEAEAKRKIAEAFEHYGQAAMLDMVIRMIPDYAKQVASPLSNIDKITVVDTGGGEGGGANKVTSYATDLMSTLQETLKETSGIDVKEMLENYAGKHNIRPSIDALTHEVKASKQLAKEEDGKTEEA; from the coding sequence ATGCCAAGTATTTTTATTGTTGTCGGAATCGTTGTTTTTATCTTACTAGCGGTCATTCTCGTCTATATTACGAAGTATCGTACGGTTGGCCCAGACGAGGCGCTCATTGTAACGGGAAGTTATCTCGGTACGAAAAATGTACATACAGATGATTCTGGAAACCGAATTAAAATTATTCGGGGCGGGGGTACATTCGTATTTCCGGTATTTCAACAAGCTGAGCCGTTAAGTTTATTATCAAGTAAATTAGAAGTAACCACTCCAGAAGTGTATACGGAGCAAGGTGTTCCAGTCATGGCTGACGGAACAGCAATTATTAAAATCGGCGGGTCTATCACTGAAATTGCTACTGCCGCTGAACAGTTTTTAGGAAAATCAAAAGAGGATCGTGAAAACGAAGCGAAAGAAGTGCTAGAGGGTCATTTGCGTTCAATTTTAGGATCGATGACAGTTGAAGAAATTTATAAGAACCGTGATTTATTCTCACAAGAAGTGCAACGCGTCGCTTCGGAAGACTTATCGAAAATGGGTCTTGTGATTGTTTCATTTACGATTAAAGATGTACGCGATAATAATGGATATTTAGAATCACTCGGTAAACCACGAATTGCACAAGTAAGGCGTGATGCGGATATCGCAACGGTTGAAGCCGAAAAAGAAACGCGTATTAAAAATGCGGAAGCGTCAAAAGAAGCGCAAAAAGCTGAGCTTGAGCGCGCAACGGAAATTGCCGAAGCGGAAAAAGAAAACCAGTTAAAAGTCGCAGAGTACCGCTTAGAACAAGACCGTGCAAAAGCGAAAGCCGACCAGGCATATGAATTGCAAACGGCTCGTTCTAAACAAGAAGTTATGGAACAAGAAATGCAAATTCAAATTATCGAACGTCAGAAGCAAATTGAACTTGAAGAGAAAGAAATTTTACGTCGTGAAAGACAATACGATTCAGAAGTAAAGAAAAAAGCTGACGCGGATCGTTATGCGATTGAGCAAAATGCAGCTGCTGAAAAATCTAGACAACTAGCAGAAGCAGATGCAGAGAAATACCGTATCGAAGCACGAGCTGCAGCTGAAGCAGAAAAGGTTCGTCTTGACGGGCAAGCGAATGCGGATTCTTTACGCGCGCAAGGTGAATCTGAAGCAGACATTATTCGTTTGAAAGGTCTTGCGGAAGCTGAAGCGAAGCGTAAAATTGCTGAAGCATTCGAACACTACGGCCAGGCAGCTATGCTTGATATGGTCATTCGTATGATTCCTGACTACGCGAAACAAGTTGCAAGCCCACTTTCTAATATCGATAAAATTACGGTAGTTGATACAGGTGGCGGTGAAGGCGGCGGTGCCAATAAAGTCACATCGTACGCAACAGATTTAATGTCAACATTGCAAGAAACGTTAAAAGAAACTTCAGGAATTGACGTGAAAGAAATGTTGGAAAACTATGCGGGGAAGCATAATATTCGTCCGAGCATTGATGCTCTAACGCATGAAGTAAAAGCTTCCAAGCAACTAGCTAAAGAAGAGGACGGTAAAACTGAAGAAGCATAA
- a CDS encoding DUF2628 domain-containing protein, protein MKNSFNCPQCREVVNESDRTCRKCGNEFSSSPQHEQNDELLKAFVGERKQGYYFGKWGKGNKQTWNWAAFFATFFWLGYRKMYKVIFYFLLAFIVLDLIVYISNINLNTVNSYVGIGVAAALGISGNLLYKGHAQKEIEKIKAEYPEEQVFEKAKQRGGTSWGGVWIALALFIAYGIISAVLELVIA, encoded by the coding sequence TTGAAGAATTCTTTTAATTGCCCGCAATGCCGGGAAGTTGTGAATGAAAGCGACAGGACTTGCAGGAAGTGTGGGAATGAATTCAGCAGCTCGCCTCAACATGAACAGAATGATGAGTTGTTGAAAGCTTTTGTCGGGGAACGAAAACAGGGCTATTATTTTGGGAAGTGGGGAAAGGGCAATAAACAAACATGGAATTGGGCAGCATTTTTTGCAACCTTCTTTTGGCTTGGTTATCGGAAAATGTACAAAGTCATATTTTACTTTTTGTTGGCGTTTATTGTCTTGGACTTGATTGTTTATATTTCCAACATTAATTTGAATACAGTGAACAGTTATGTTGGGATTGGTGTAGCAGCAGCGTTAGGCATTAGCGGTAATCTTCTATATAAGGGGCATGCACAAAAGGAAATCGAAAAAATTAAAGCGGAGTACCCGGAAGAACAAGTTTTTGAAAAAGCCAAACAGCGCGGCGGAACTAGCTGGGGCGGGGTTTGGATTGCCCTCGCATTATTTATTGCATATGGAATAATTAGTGCTGTACTGGAGCTTGTGATTGCTTAA
- a CDS encoding ABC transporter ATP-binding protein — protein sequence MIRVMNLSHSFKIGKKGKEKNIPVLKDIDFEVNKGEMVSIVGKSGSGKSTFLHILAGFMAPEKGKILVNGIETSTFKEAESAAFRLENYGFIFQNFQLMPGLNAFENIELPLKLQGIDTEERQEKVKKLMNEVGLSHVADHYPNELSGGQQQRVSIARALITDPPIIFADEPTGSLDSETEQDVLLLIQSLNKTRGITFVMITHDEEVAQIAHRMYTMHDGQLMEGSAERAI from the coding sequence ATGATTCGTGTAATGAATTTAAGTCATTCTTTTAAAATCGGTAAAAAAGGTAAAGAGAAAAACATCCCGGTATTAAAAGACATAGATTTCGAAGTGAATAAAGGAGAAATGGTTTCGATTGTTGGAAAGAGTGGGTCCGGTAAGTCGACCTTTCTTCATATTTTAGCCGGCTTTATGGCACCGGAAAAAGGAAAAATTCTTGTCAATGGAATCGAAACATCTACATTCAAAGAAGCGGAGAGCGCAGCGTTCAGACTTGAAAACTATGGATTTATTTTCCAAAACTTTCAATTGATGCCTGGTCTAAATGCCTTTGAAAATATTGAATTGCCTTTAAAGCTACAAGGAATTGATACAGAAGAACGACAAGAAAAAGTTAAAAAACTTATGAATGAAGTTGGGTTATCCCATGTAGCAGACCATTATCCAAACGAATTATCGGGCGGTCAGCAACAACGCGTAAGTATCGCAAGGGCACTGATTACGGATCCGCCAATTATTTTTGCGGACGAACCGACAGGCAGTTTAGATTCCGAAACAGAGCAAGACGTATTGTTGCTTATCCAATCACTTAATAAAACGCGCGGCATCACATTTGTCATGATTACGCATGATGAAGAAGTTGCTCAAATCGCACATCGAATGTATACGATGCATGACGGACAGTTAATGGAAGGGAGTGCTGAACGTGCAATATAA
- a CDS encoding ABC transporter permease produces MQYKDQIDFVRQHIKKNKMRVFMTVLAATMGTAFLIVLASVGFGLHETLRDEMLSNRLVTEIQVYEGETSGAPSDKVEQFTQLAHVKTVLNQQRLGTEQMTKMGSFGGYHELVVSNFAEEAKVGFELEEGRLPEKWNEVVVGSHFGQSLYEDVEVADGEEIPTYKGKLIGEQFSYAIENADGEFAEEELTFTIVGVGKNPTKEWEYDQRVFADDSVIPELEKIYTSNTGQTDTVNLFYNNVLVYADKLENVSQVSTTIRDEGFYVYSISDELDQMDVFFLALKAGLIFVGTIAILIASIGIFNTMTMAVTERTREIGVMKAIGANPKLIQRLFIMESAWIGVLGTVIAIILSYGISMIANYLLPIIVMSALGEEDLEGLNVTFSVIPWQLILIASAISIGVAVLSGWRPARKATKIDVINALRQEL; encoded by the coding sequence GTGCAATATAAAGACCAAATCGATTTTGTTCGGCAACATATTAAAAAAAATAAAATGCGTGTTTTTATGACAGTTCTCGCTGCAACGATGGGTACGGCGTTCTTAATCGTATTGGCTTCAGTCGGCTTTGGTCTTCATGAAACGCTGCGAGACGAAATGTTATCGAATCGCCTCGTTACTGAGATTCAAGTATACGAAGGGGAAACATCAGGCGCTCCGTCTGACAAAGTGGAACAGTTTACACAGTTAGCACATGTAAAAACCGTTTTAAACCAACAACGATTGGGAACAGAACAAATGACAAAGATGGGTTCTTTTGGAGGATACCATGAACTCGTTGTTTCTAATTTTGCTGAAGAAGCAAAAGTAGGTTTCGAATTGGAAGAAGGAAGACTTCCAGAAAAGTGGAATGAAGTCGTTGTAGGCAGTCATTTCGGTCAATCTTTGTATGAAGATGTTGAAGTAGCAGATGGTGAAGAAATTCCAACCTACAAAGGGAAGTTAATTGGCGAACAGTTTTCGTATGCAATTGAAAATGCTGATGGTGAATTTGCGGAGGAAGAACTTACATTTACCATTGTCGGTGTTGGTAAGAATCCTACGAAAGAATGGGAATACGACCAACGTGTGTTTGCAGATGACTCTGTAATTCCAGAGTTGGAGAAAATCTACACTTCAAATACGGGGCAGACGGATACAGTCAATCTATTTTATAATAACGTCCTAGTATACGCAGATAAACTGGAGAACGTAAGTCAAGTGTCGACTACGATTCGAGATGAAGGTTTTTACGTGTATTCAATTTCGGATGAATTAGACCAGATGGATGTGTTTTTCTTAGCATTAAAAGCGGGACTTATTTTCGTTGGAACGATTGCGATCTTAATTGCCTCAATTGGTATATTCAATACGATGACGATGGCGGTGACAGAACGTACACGTGAAATCGGCGTCATGAAGGCGATAGGGGCCAATCCAAAGCTCATTCAACGCTTATTCATTATGGAAAGTGCTTGGATTGGTGTTTTGGGGACGGTCATCGCGATTATTCTTTCTTATGGGATAAGCATGATTGCAAATTATTTATTGCCAATCATTGTCATGTCCGCGCTTGGTGAAGAAGATTTAGAAGGTTTAAATGTGACGTTTTCAGTGATTCCTTGGCAATTAATACTCATCGCGTCTGCTATTAGTATTGGTGTTGCGGTATTATCAGGTTGGCGTCCCGCGCGTAAGGCGACTAAAATTGATGTCATTAATGCACTTAGACAAGAACTTTAA
- the fumC gene encoding class II fumarate hydratase — MDFRIEHDTFGEIKVPADKHWGAQTQRSKQNFKIGTEKMPMGVVRAFAHLKKSAAIASHSFGNISEAKMKAISAAAEEVIEGKLDDHFPLVVWQTGSGTQSNMNMNEVLAHRGNELLEEWGEEERLHPNDDINKSQSSNDTFPTALHVAGVIAVQEQLLPAIDKLKTTFAEKSAAFNDIIKIGRTHLQDATPITLGQEISGWHRMLEKTEKMIADSVESMKELAIGGTAVGTGLNAPAGFGDKVAAEISKAVDIEFTSAQNKFHSLTSYDEVVYVHGAIKALAADIMKIANDVRWLASGPRSGIGEITIPENEPGSSIMPGKVNPTQSEAITMVVAQVMGNDAAIGFAASQGNFELNVFKPVIIYNFLQSVQLLSDSIISFNDNCAIGIEPNRETIDGLLKNSLMLVTALNPHIGYENAAKIAKTAHANGTTLKEAALATGLLTEEQFDEYVDPSKMIGNS; from the coding sequence ATGGATTTTCGTATTGAGCATGATACTTTTGGTGAAATCAAAGTTCCAGCTGACAAACATTGGGGTGCGCAAACGCAAAGAAGTAAACAAAACTTTAAAATTGGCACAGAGAAAATGCCAATGGGCGTTGTACGTGCGTTTGCCCATTTGAAAAAATCAGCTGCAATTGCGAGTCATTCTTTTGGTAATATTTCAGAAGCAAAAATGAAAGCGATTTCCGCGGCTGCTGAGGAAGTCATTGAAGGCAAACTTGATGACCACTTCCCACTTGTCGTTTGGCAAACTGGAAGCGGCACACAGTCAAATATGAACATGAACGAAGTCCTTGCACATCGTGGGAATGAACTTTTAGAAGAGTGGGGCGAGGAAGAACGTCTACACCCAAACGATGACATTAACAAATCTCAAAGTTCAAACGATACATTCCCAACAGCACTCCATGTAGCAGGCGTAATCGCTGTTCAAGAACAATTACTACCAGCGATTGATAAATTAAAAACAACATTTGCGGAAAAGTCTGCAGCATTTAACGATATTATTAAAATTGGCCGTACGCATTTACAAGATGCAACGCCAATTACATTAGGACAAGAAATTAGCGGCTGGCACCGTATGCTTGAGAAGACGGAAAAAATGATTGCGGATAGCGTCGAATCCATGAAAGAACTTGCAATCGGTGGAACGGCAGTTGGAACAGGCTTAAACGCACCAGCAGGTTTTGGCGATAAAGTAGCGGCTGAAATTAGTAAAGCAGTAGACATTGAATTTACTTCTGCACAAAATAAGTTCCATTCACTTACAAGTTATGATGAAGTTGTCTACGTGCACGGTGCAATTAAAGCGCTAGCGGCAGACATTATGAAAATCGCGAATGACGTTCGTTGGTTAGCAAGTGGGCCACGTTCAGGTATCGGTGAAATTACAATCCCTGAAAATGAGCCAGGCAGTTCTATCATGCCAGGAAAAGTAAATCCGACACAAAGTGAAGCAATTACAATGGTTGTTGCACAAGTGATGGGGAATGATGCGGCGATTGGATTTGCGGCGAGCCAAGGAAACTTTGAGCTAAACGTTTTCAAACCAGTCATTATTTATAACTTCTTACAATCTGTTCAATTACTGAGCGATTCTATCATTAGTTTTAACGATAACTGTGCAATCGGAATTGAGCCGAACCGCGAGACAATTGACGGTTTATTGAAAAACTCATTGATGCTTGTTACAGCATTGAACCCGCACATCGGCTATGAAAATGCGGCAAAAATTGCGAAAACAGCGCATGCGAATGGCACAACATTGAAAGAAGCTGCACTCGCAACTGGTTTATTAACAGAAGAGCAGTTTGACGAATATGTTGATCCATCAAAAATGATTGGCAATTCATAA